From Candidatus Manganitrophus morganii, the proteins below share one genomic window:
- a CDS encoding hemerythrin domain-containing protein, translating into MKATELLIEDHKTVKDLIQELKSAKDKGDLLVRLENEIQLHTQSEEQIFYPAMREYDNELVEHSIEEHQQVDQILTDLVGLTGKDFKKKLSELEKALDDHIEEEEGKLFPEAEENLGDQLNQLGEQIENLKRDLSAGGRMAA; encoded by the coding sequence ATGAAAGCAACGGAACTGCTCATCGAAGATCACAAAACCGTGAAAGACTTAATTCAGGAATTGAAATCCGCTAAAGACAAGGGAGATCTTCTCGTCAGGCTCGAGAATGAGATCCAATTGCATACCCAATCGGAGGAGCAGATTTTTTATCCTGCGATGAGGGAGTATGATAACGAACTGGTGGAGCACTCCATCGAGGAGCACCAGCAGGTCGATCAAATATTGACCGATCTGGTCGGCCTGACCGGGAAAGATTTCAAGAAGAAACTTTCCGAGCTGGAGAAGGCCCTCGATGATCATATCGAAGAAGAGGAGGGAAAGCTCTTTCCCGAGGCGGAGGAAAATCTCGGGGATCAGCTGAATCAACTCGGGGAGCAGATTGAGAATTTAAAGAGAGATCTCAGCGCCGGCGGAAGAATGGCCGCTTAA